Proteins from a single region of Paenibacillus sp. BIHB 4019:
- a CDS encoding helix-turn-helix domain-containing protein, which translates to MVRRKLIELRGKRSRNEIAKSVGITTQMLGAIERGARTPSLELAKKIADFYRKKVDDIFFAPKRNELFPENESANENSA; encoded by the coding sequence ATGGTAAGAAGAAAATTAATTGAATTACGAGGTAAAAGATCACGCAATGAGATTGCTAAAAGTGTCGGGATAACCACTCAAATGCTCGGAGCAATCGAAAGAGGTGCTAGAACCCCATCTTTAGAATTAGCAAAGAAAATTGCTGATTTTTACAGAAAAAAAGTAGATGATATTTTTTTTGCTCCAAAAAGAAACGAATTGTTTCCTGAAAACGAATCGGCAAATGAAAATAGTGCATAG
- a CDS encoding helix-turn-helix domain-containing protein yields MSNSYPFPVYSGVLDPIHYKQINSAIWLFLWCVSSTTKDAVRDGITWGVVLGGAPVKIDRLAEQFGVNRSTVKRWIETLEQHDYIHTKRAPYGIIISVRNSKKFGENRRGINEPSSISEGAEMSHHEPTDSSNMNHQECKNEPSNKDITVFKDVVITDPDEIIRRAMEVEKYFLQKRGKGFTLSTNDFAEVKKLVATGIPFSIIKTSIDNSFAEYKPQHARDEIRNMSYCIPRCYSEWERSKVDTTITGAVPHVPVALGVSPSRRSKQQRDKDDLRRRAEEARRSEQSRSV; encoded by the coding sequence ATGTCGAACAGCTATCCATTCCCCGTGTACTCCGGCGTTTTAGACCCAATTCATTATAAGCAAATTAATTCGGCTATCTGGCTGTTTTTATGGTGCGTCAGCTCCACTACAAAAGACGCTGTTCGGGACGGAATAACGTGGGGGGTTGTATTAGGAGGAGCACCAGTTAAGATTGATCGATTGGCGGAACAGTTTGGGGTCAATCGATCAACGGTCAAGCGCTGGATTGAGACGCTGGAGCAGCATGATTACATTCATACGAAACGAGCTCCATACGGAATTATAATTTCGGTGCGTAATTCGAAGAAATTTGGCGAAAACAGAAGGGGCATAAATGAACCATCTAGCATTTCAGAAGGTGCAGAAATGAGCCATCATGAACCTACAGATAGCTCAAATATGAACCATCAGGAGTGCAAAAATGAGCCATCTAATAAAGATATTACAGTCTTTAAAGATGTTGTTATTACTGATCCTGACGAAATCATTCGCAGAGCTATGGAAGTAGAAAAATACTTCCTCCAAAAACGAGGCAAGGGATTCACGCTTAGCACGAATGATTTTGCTGAGGTGAAAAAGCTGGTGGCTACAGGAATACCATTTTCGATAATTAAAACCAGCATTGATAATTCCTTTGCCGAATACAAGCCACAGCATGCAAGGGATGAAATACGCAACATGAGCTATTGCATACCACGCTGCTATAGCGAGTGGGAGCGTAGCAAGGTGGACACAACCATAACTGGAGCGGTGCCGCACGTACCAGTCGCCCTTGGAGTTTCGCCATCTCGGAGAAGTAAGCAGCAACGAGATAAGGACGATTTACGTCGTCGAGCTGAGGAGGCACGGAGAAGTGAACAAAGCCGAAGTGTATGA
- a CDS encoding DUF771 domain-containing protein has protein sequence MEQQLSVQLTIPIPADSVLISKIELEQLKRSDLAGVYWNMQDVEKRINRKSEWIKENILYPSRFRKILDVEFGGFVFYPKSKGQLWSFQAGKMAEFLDRRFDQIFKNQIA, from the coding sequence ATGGAACAGCAACTAAGTGTTCAGCTGACAATACCGATTCCAGCCGATTCGGTATTGATCAGCAAGATTGAGCTTGAGCAGTTGAAACGATCTGATCTTGCAGGTGTTTATTGGAACATGCAAGACGTCGAAAAACGCATTAACCGTAAGAGCGAGTGGATTAAAGAGAATATTCTTTATCCTTCGCGATTCAGGAAGATATTAGACGTCGAGTTTGGCGGGTTTGTGTTTTACCCCAAATCAAAAGGGCAGCTTTGGAGCTTCCAGGCTGGCAAGATGGCCGAGTTCTTGGATCGACGTTTCGACCAGATATTTAAAAACCAAATAGCATAG
- a CDS encoding site-specific DNA-methyltransferase: MKNQIFHGDCLEIMPTLPDKSFDMILCDLPYGTTENSWDSVIPLDKLWFEYNRLIKDHGAIVLTAQTPFDKVLGASNLQLLRYEWIWIKNNSTGFLNAKRMPLKVHENVLVFYKKLPTYNPQKTSGHKPVNRFKKHTSDGSNYGKTNIGTEGGGQTDRYPVDVLYYPRDRERYHPTQKPVALFEYLIRTYTNDGDLILDNCIGSGTTAVAAARCNRNFVGIEKEQRYIDIANERLKVVQTQLVV; the protein is encoded by the coding sequence GTGAAAAATCAAATATTTCATGGTGACTGCTTGGAGATCATGCCTACTCTTCCTGACAAGAGCTTCGATATGATCCTTTGCGATTTGCCTTACGGTACCACTGAAAATTCTTGGGATAGCGTCATCCCGTTGGACAAGCTTTGGTTTGAGTACAACCGCTTGATTAAGGATCATGGTGCGATTGTTCTTACAGCTCAAACACCATTCGATAAGGTTCTGGGAGCCAGCAACCTGCAGCTTCTTCGTTATGAATGGATTTGGATAAAAAACAACAGTACCGGATTCCTGAATGCAAAGCGGATGCCGCTGAAGGTACATGAAAACGTACTTGTCTTTTATAAAAAATTGCCAACGTATAATCCTCAAAAGACCAGTGGGCACAAGCCAGTAAATCGATTCAAAAAACACACAAGTGATGGCAGTAACTACGGAAAGACGAATATCGGTACCGAAGGCGGGGGGCAAACAGATCGTTATCCGGTTGACGTACTTTACTATCCGAGAGACAGGGAACGATACCACCCAACGCAGAAACCTGTCGCACTCTTCGAATACCTCATTCGGACATACACAAACGATGGTGATTTGATTCTAGACAACTGCATCGGTAGCGGAACAACTGCTGTGGCTGCAGCTAGGTGTAATAGAAACTTTGTTGGAATAGAGAAGGAGCAGCGCTATATTGACATTGCCAACGAACGACTGAAAGTGGTCCAGACGCAATTGGTTGTATGA
- a CDS encoding LytTR family transcriptional regulator DNA-binding domain-containing protein produces the protein MENEIMIVRIENRKIVMKTTQNEELSGTIMEQLEILLEPLGFVKIDQSKLIQKECIREIEGNVIYFKNSDQICYIPRRHIRRLEEVIRHE, from the coding sequence ATGGAAAATGAAATTATGATTGTGAGGATTGAGAACAGAAAGATAGTAATGAAGACTACTCAAAATGAAGAATTGAGCGGAACAATCATGGAGCAATTAGAAATATTACTGGAGCCGTTAGGATTCGTTAAAATAGATCAAAGTAAGTTAATTCAGAAAGAATGCATACGAGAGATAGAGGGAAACGTAATATATTTTAAAAATTCAGATCAAATTTGTTATATTCCACGAAGACATATTCGACGATTGGAGGAAGTAATTCGACACGAATAG
- a CDS encoding tyrosine-type recombinase/integrase, with the protein MEEVQPIRDKTILNGMINYFKASSQRNYIFFMMGIHSGLRVSDLLKLKVGDVRDEHVNFVAEKTKNRRKKRKRQKFIIHHVIRDDLMRYIASKDDDEYLFPSRQRKKLTGAAGEPIDRVTAYRMIRDAAARFGLKEIGTHSLRKTWGYHMYTENPRNLALLMKMFGHEDMTTTLLYIGLTQDEMDESIQALSLTQIG; encoded by the coding sequence ATGGAAGAGGTACAGCCAATAAGGGACAAAACGATCCTGAACGGCATGATTAATTATTTCAAAGCATCCAGTCAGAGGAATTATATATTTTTCATGATGGGTATTCACAGCGGCCTTCGCGTTTCCGACCTATTAAAGCTTAAGGTTGGCGACGTTAGAGATGAGCATGTCAATTTCGTTGCCGAAAAGACGAAGAATAGGAGAAAGAAACGGAAGCGGCAGAAGTTTATTATTCATCATGTAATTCGCGATGACTTGATGCGTTACATTGCTAGTAAAGACGACGACGAGTATTTGTTCCCAAGTCGCCAGCGTAAGAAACTGACTGGGGCAGCTGGTGAACCTATTGATCGTGTAACGGCTTATCGAATGATAAGAGATGCAGCAGCCAGATTTGGCTTGAAGGAAATTGGAACACACAGCCTCAGAAAGACATGGGGTTATCATATGTATACCGAGAATCCGCGCAATTTAGCGTTACTAATGAAAATGTTTGGACATGAGGATATGACAACGACTTTGTTGTATATCGGGCTCACGCAAGATGAGATGGACGAGTCAATTCAGGCGTTGAGTTTAACACAAATAGGCTGA
- a CDS encoding site-specific integrase, translated as MASYVKRGKTWQYTISRMINGKPDPIRKGGFATKKEAQVVAGEIEEKLRKGIQPHLRMEPFDEYYETWVRVFKPNIAKNTLERYLNTHKTLQEHFGGVPIQEITKRRYQEFLNVYGATRTRESVRKLNTHIRACVRNAIDEGIIQVDFTRGIALTGSKAGKKEEDKYIDYEDAKKLITYLKNNLDTLTDHLILLGLSSGFRFGELVGLTKKDFLFESSEIQINKTWGYTKKMKKGFGPTKNAKSDRTINIDPETMGIFQSLLNSMPENPPGLIFYSAKSMYKCLSNGGANKRLDLLLNQLGISSMSMHGLRHTHASILLYKKVSIYYVSERLGHADIDTTMKYYAHIVKELREEDQKNTTKIFTDLLT; from the coding sequence ATGGCAAGCTACGTGAAGCGCGGCAAGACATGGCAATATACAATTAGCCGCATGATCAACGGTAAGCCCGATCCGATACGGAAGGGCGGATTTGCGACAAAAAAGGAAGCTCAGGTTGTCGCAGGTGAAATTGAAGAGAAACTACGAAAAGGCATCCAGCCACACTTGCGCATGGAACCATTTGATGAATATTATGAGACGTGGGTACGGGTTTTCAAACCTAATATTGCAAAGAATACACTTGAACGCTATTTAAACACTCACAAAACGCTTCAGGAGCACTTCGGAGGTGTTCCAATACAGGAGATAACCAAAAGGAGGTATCAGGAGTTTCTGAACGTCTACGGGGCTACCAGAACGCGAGAATCGGTTCGCAAGCTTAATACCCATATCAGAGCATGCGTCCGGAATGCGATTGACGAAGGAATAATTCAAGTGGACTTCACACGTGGAATTGCGTTAACTGGTTCAAAAGCCGGCAAAAAAGAAGAAGATAAGTACATTGATTATGAAGATGCTAAAAAATTGATAACGTATTTAAAAAATAACTTAGATACGTTGACAGATCACTTGATATTACTCGGGTTATCTTCCGGATTTAGATTTGGCGAGTTGGTCGGATTAACGAAAAAGGACTTTTTGTTCGAATCATCGGAAATACAAATTAATAAAACGTGGGGCTACACTAAAAAAATGAAAAAAGGATTTGGTCCTACGAAAAATGCCAAGTCAGATCGGACGATAAATATAGATCCCGAAACAATGGGCATATTTCAATCATTGTTGAACAGCATGCCTGAGAATCCGCCTGGTCTCATATTTTATAGCGCTAAATCAATGTACAAGTGTTTGAGCAATGGAGGCGCTAATAAAAGATTGGATTTGCTCCTAAATCAACTAGGCATTAGCTCGATGAGCATGCACGGCTTAAGACATACACACGCAAGCATCCTACTGTACAAGAAAGTTTCGATATATTATGTAAGCGAACGATTAGGTCATGCCGATATCGATACTACTATGAAATATTATGCTCATATAGTTAAGGAGCTGCGCGAAGAAGACCAAAAGAATACAACGAAAATTTTCACCGATCTGCTAACTTAA
- a CDS encoding type I-C CRISPR-associated protein Cas8c/Csd1 produces MNREMIFGRLIAIATVLGERVFRRNDPSIASEFLDKLKRNPAKYITIIHEKLFNYTHNFKEEELALLDMFGELMAQLDIEDFNNKPLDNNYLAYYYGQKETLSIVGYKEAYELMGWDYNTNRSMLNTYLKRAEEKGWPEDMAPKPVYVLASGPLWYKYQIEKFRDSRK; encoded by the coding sequence ATGAATCGTGAGATGATTTTCGGTCGCCTTATTGCAATAGCCACTGTTTTAGGAGAACGGGTGTTTAGAAGAAATGATCCTTCCATCGCCAGTGAGTTCTTGGATAAACTGAAACGAAATCCTGCAAAGTACATCACAATTATTCATGAGAAGCTATTCAATTACACTCATAATTTTAAAGAAGAGGAGCTTGCTCTGCTTGATATGTTTGGTGAATTAATGGCCCAGCTTGATATAGAGGATTTCAACAATAAGCCCCTTGACAATAACTATTTGGCCTACTACTACGGTCAGAAAGAAACATTGTCCATAGTCGGATACAAAGAGGCATATGAATTAATGGGCTGGGACTACAATACCAATAGATCAATGTTGAATACTTATCTGAAACGAGCTGAAGAAAAAGGCTGGCCGGAAGATATGGCTCCTAAGCCTGTTTATGTGTTAGCCAGCGGCCCGTTGTGGTACAAATATCAGATTGAAAAATTCAGGGACTCTCGTAAATGA
- the dnaB gene encoding replicative DNA helicase, which yields MPVDIQAEQSVLGAILVDADAYDTVSAQLVGGEFSDIAHARIYRAMTRIKEASPPIPLDLVSLTSYLQDSEEIDSIGGVSYLSRLSAAVPTAANVGFYTDRVEEMFKRRQAIETMSELSEQAANSDDFSGFIEKAEVSFSKLSDQALGSKGMSKIKDVLFKVVDETEHLYNNRYINKGVIGVRSCFTDLDNMTAGFHDGDLIIIAARPSMGKTALALNIGQNVGIRTGESVAIFSLEMSEGQLVRRMICAEGNIDANRMRTGLFEGDDWEKITNAVSKLAEADIYIDDTPGITVNEIRSKCRRLKREGKLGLILIDYLQLISGNGRGNNRQEEVAHISRTLKQLARELEVPVIALSQLSRGVEQRQDKRPLMSDLRESGSIEQDADIVAFLYRDDYYDKESEKKNIIEIILAKQRNGPIGTVELIFLKNFNKFVNMDRSHEELPKGPPPTGNGVPDMYRRGA from the coding sequence ATGCCCGTGGATATTCAAGCGGAGCAGTCGGTTTTAGGTGCTATTTTGGTTGACGCTGATGCTTATGATACCGTAAGCGCCCAACTGGTCGGCGGAGAGTTCTCCGACATTGCGCATGCACGTATTTATAGAGCTATGACTAGAATCAAAGAAGCTTCACCACCAATTCCACTTGATTTAGTTTCTCTAACATCATATTTACAAGATTCAGAGGAAATAGATTCTATAGGCGGAGTCAGTTATTTATCAAGACTTTCAGCTGCTGTTCCTACTGCTGCAAATGTGGGCTTCTACACTGATCGAGTAGAGGAAATGTTTAAACGCAGGCAAGCAATTGAAACAATGTCTGAGCTGTCAGAGCAGGCAGCCAACAGTGATGATTTTTCAGGCTTCATAGAAAAAGCCGAGGTATCATTTTCCAAACTTTCCGACCAGGCTCTAGGTTCAAAGGGAATGTCGAAGATAAAAGATGTGCTGTTTAAGGTGGTAGACGAAACGGAGCATCTTTACAACAACAGGTACATTAATAAAGGAGTAATCGGTGTTCGTTCATGCTTCACCGATCTTGACAATATGACGGCCGGATTCCATGACGGTGATTTAATCATAATTGCTGCAAGGCCATCAATGGGAAAAACGGCTTTAGCGCTCAATATAGGCCAGAACGTTGGAATTAGAACGGGAGAATCGGTTGCCATATTCAGCCTTGAAATGTCTGAAGGACAGCTTGTTCGCAGGATGATATGTGCTGAAGGAAATATTGATGCGAATAGAATGCGAACGGGACTGTTTGAAGGTGACGATTGGGAGAAGATAACCAATGCTGTAAGCAAGCTTGCCGAAGCAGATATTTACATTGACGACACTCCAGGAATCACAGTGAATGAAATCCGTTCTAAGTGTAGGCGCCTGAAGAGAGAAGGGAAATTAGGATTGATCCTAATTGATTACCTGCAACTTATCTCTGGGAATGGTCGAGGTAATAACCGTCAGGAAGAGGTTGCGCACATTTCCCGTACACTGAAGCAGCTTGCCCGTGAACTTGAGGTTCCGGTTATCGCACTGTCACAGCTGAGCCGAGGCGTGGAGCAACGTCAGGACAAGCGACCGCTAATGTCCGATCTTCGGGAATCCGGTTCGATTGAGCAAGATGCTGACATTGTAGCCTTCCTTTATAGGGATGATTATTACGATAAAGAATCGGAGAAGAAAAACATCATTGAAATCATTCTGGCGAAGCAGCGAAATGGCCCTATCGGTACAGTGGAGCTAATTTTCCTGAAGAATTTCAATAAATTTGTGAACATGGACCGTTCCCATGAAGAATTGCCTAAAGGCCCACCGCCGACAGGTAATGGAGTGCCTGACATGTACAGGCGCGGGGCGTAA
- a CDS encoding ASCH domain-containing protein, with protein sequence MKGLIIKPKWADLILSGAKTWEIRSRRTHIRGTIAIIKSGSGQIFGTVELVDCLDVTLATYMNSRNKHCIQVGQKPDSIVGAHEMKAWVLTNPVIYPEPIPYIHPQGAVIWVNLANSV encoded by the coding sequence ATGAAAGGACTCATCATCAAACCCAAATGGGCTGACCTAATCCTGTCTGGTGCAAAGACGTGGGAAATACGTAGCCGTAGGACGCATATACGCGGAACAATCGCTATTATCAAGAGCGGTAGTGGTCAAATATTCGGCACCGTGGAACTAGTGGATTGTTTGGATGTAACCCTTGCAACATACATGAACAGTCGTAATAAGCATTGTATCCAAGTAGGTCAAAAGCCAGACAGCATAGTCGGTGCTCACGAGATGAAAGCTTGGGTGTTAACGAATCCGGTAATCTACCCAGAACCGATACCATACATCCATCCTCAAGGTGCGGTTATATGGGTAAATCTTGCGAACAGCGTTTGA
- a CDS encoding helix-turn-helix transcriptional regulator, producing the protein MLGERIAALRKKRGLSQYELAERLGFSRGKLANYEQGTRQPDYDTLNKIATFFEVTTDFLLGRSDETNKQIVPYQLLEETSEIDEKLSEALRNLTDEHKDLLLRLIQNIKE; encoded by the coding sequence ATGCTTGGGGAAAGAATAGCAGCCTTGAGAAAAAAACGTGGACTAAGTCAGTATGAATTGGCAGAGCGTTTAGGGTTTTCTCGTGGAAAACTAGCAAATTATGAGCAAGGGACTCGTCAGCCAGACTATGACACACTAAATAAAATTGCTACTTTTTTTGAAGTAACGACTGATTTCTTGCTCGGTAGATCCGATGAAACTAACAAGCAAATCGTCCCTTATCAATTATTAGAGGAAACAAGTGAAATTGACGAAAAACTAAGCGAAGCATTGAGAAATCTAACTGATGAACACAAGGACTTATTGCTAAGACTGATCCAAAATATTAAAGAATGA
- a CDS encoding ParM/StbA family protein, translated as MIIGIDPGTAYVKVVNRNGAFIFNSAIGEWHERRLKNVFGDDDMEWKYNGRLGFAGTIAQFESDYGGSLKGETKANEDAKLRVLLAIHRHSNDVDNAIVVGQPISKHNDEEKKAIKKMLLGKHELTVNGICKKINITRVEVAAECASTGVLEAPTGYYHTADLGGGTFNWATCFNDGKRILFIDRASDTEGFGMGTGKDQDVEPDIAEMTRALITKTANRWGKHNPVRVIGGVADKVAEALQGSYTNVTPYHPLVNGKRVSPTFANAVAFYTFAKEVYGE; from the coding sequence ATGATTATAGGAATTGACCCCGGAACAGCATATGTAAAGGTTGTAAACCGTAATGGAGCCTTTATATTCAACTCGGCGATTGGCGAATGGCATGAAAGAAGGCTAAAAAACGTATTCGGCGACGATGACATGGAGTGGAAGTACAACGGCCGTTTGGGCTTTGCTGGCACAATTGCTCAGTTTGAAAGTGATTACGGCGGCAGTCTTAAAGGGGAAACGAAGGCAAATGAAGACGCAAAGCTGCGGGTGCTGCTTGCAATTCATCGCCACTCGAATGATGTAGATAATGCAATTGTGGTCGGGCAGCCGATCAGCAAGCACAACGACGAAGAAAAAAAGGCAATCAAGAAAATGCTGCTTGGAAAGCATGAACTGACTGTAAATGGGATATGTAAGAAAATTAATATCACTCGCGTTGAAGTTGCTGCGGAGTGTGCATCAACCGGGGTGCTTGAAGCGCCGACAGGATATTACCACACAGCTGATTTAGGCGGCGGCACGTTTAACTGGGCTACATGCTTTAATGATGGCAAACGAATTTTGTTTATTGACAGGGCTTCCGATACTGAAGGTTTCGGCATGGGTACTGGCAAGGACCAGGATGTAGAGCCGGATATTGCAGAAATGACTCGGGCTCTGATAACAAAGACTGCAAACAGATGGGGAAAGCATAATCCAGTGCGTGTCATTGGAGGAGTAGCGGATAAGGTGGCTGAGGCTCTCCAAGGCTCCTATACCAACGTAACGCCATATCATCCACTTGTAAATGGCAAGAGAGTATCGCCGACTTTTGCAAACGCAGTAGCGTTCTACACATTTGCAAAGGAGGTATACGGTGAGTAA
- a CDS encoding helix-turn-helix transcriptional regulator, translated as MLGFGAVLHACRERAGLSQEKLAELLNRSRSCISKFEKGHKLADMQTFLTWLDKTNAKDVGYALVGGTDPVTILQTILQVSGAA; from the coding sequence ATGCTAGGATTTGGAGCGGTGTTACATGCATGTCGCGAGCGAGCTGGGCTGAGCCAAGAGAAGTTGGCGGAGTTACTAAATCGCTCACGCAGCTGCATATCCAAGTTTGAGAAGGGACATAAGCTTGCTGACATGCAAACATTTTTGACTTGGTTGGATAAGACAAATGCGAAAGACGTCGGCTATGCCTTGGTAGGCGGGACTGATCCGGTAACGATCTTGCAGACCATTTTGCAAGTATCGGGTGCAGCTTAA
- a CDS encoding replication terminator protein produces the protein MNININTLAGGAVAEQIKNELQRIADNVLDPNTSAVANRTLTIKLTIKPDKDRQSAAVDTQVTASLASREGVPSRFVFDYDNQGNGVVAELLTQQDRNQMMMNNAGAVVDGTGAAPEGLKNVVNGVFR, from the coding sequence ATGAATATCAACATTAATACGCTAGCTGGCGGCGCGGTTGCAGAACAAATCAAAAATGAGCTTCAGCGCATCGCTGATAACGTGCTCGACCCTAACACTAGCGCCGTTGCAAACCGGACATTGACAATCAAATTAACCATCAAGCCGGATAAGGACCGTCAGTCGGCTGCTGTCGATACGCAGGTAACTGCATCGCTGGCATCGAGAGAGGGCGTTCCGTCACGATTCGTTTTTGATTATGACAACCAGGGCAATGGAGTAGTAGCGGAGCTATTAACTCAACAAGATCGCAATCAAATGATGATGAACAATGCAGGCGCTGTCGTAGATGGTACAGGCGCTGCTCCTGAAGGTTTAAAAAACGTAGTAAACGGCGTATTCAGGTAA
- a CDS encoding DUF3102 domain-containing protein, whose protein sequence is MARAKQAKEIVRTPEVIAAEIRSIDVQARKYVLQSAIEIGRRLTEAKELVAHGEWGNWLQTNVSYGQSSANNFMKVAAEYADSQTLGNLSYSQAVALLSLPAEEREAFAEEHNASGMSTRELQAAIKAQQEAEKEKESLKLRLDASEAHAEILEANFKGWAATQKEQQAAVYEQYQAELALRKSQEDKVRELEQEIEKAQQSGNKTETAKLKTELRKAEKASSAAAEKAKELEEELKQKEAELAERLQQQEQELKAQAAEKEATLQEQLDKLMKQLERSNNEAFLKAKFYLQGIIDQGKILVTAIEEVKEPEEKVKLKAAAANVADQLRALF, encoded by the coding sequence GTGGCTAGAGCTAAACAAGCAAAGGAAATTGTACGGACGCCGGAAGTGATCGCGGCTGAGATCAGAAGCATTGATGTTCAGGCACGTAAGTATGTATTGCAGTCTGCCATCGAGATTGGTCGCCGATTGACTGAAGCGAAGGAACTGGTGGCCCATGGTGAATGGGGTAATTGGCTACAGACTAATGTTAGTTACGGGCAATCTAGCGCAAACAACTTTATGAAAGTAGCTGCTGAATATGCAGATAGCCAAACGCTTGGGAATTTGAGCTATAGCCAGGCTGTTGCATTGCTGAGTTTACCAGCCGAGGAAAGAGAGGCGTTTGCAGAGGAGCATAATGCATCTGGAATGTCTACTCGCGAGTTGCAGGCGGCTATAAAGGCACAGCAAGAGGCTGAAAAGGAAAAAGAATCCTTGAAATTGAGGCTTGATGCATCGGAAGCGCATGCGGAAATACTAGAAGCCAATTTTAAAGGTTGGGCCGCGACGCAGAAAGAGCAACAAGCAGCTGTTTATGAGCAATATCAAGCAGAACTTGCGTTGCGCAAATCTCAGGAAGACAAGGTTCGCGAGCTGGAGCAAGAAATTGAAAAGGCACAGCAGTCAGGAAATAAAACAGAGACTGCCAAACTTAAAACGGAGCTGCGCAAAGCAGAGAAAGCTTCTAGTGCAGCTGCTGAAAAGGCTAAGGAGCTGGAAGAGGAATTAAAGCAGAAGGAAGCGGAGCTTGCAGAACGTCTTCAGCAGCAAGAACAGGAGCTAAAGGCGCAGGCAGCTGAGAAGGAAGCAACGCTGCAAGAGCAGTTGGACAAGCTTATGAAACAACTTGAGCGGAGTAATAATGAAGCGTTCCTTAAAGCGAAGTTTTATCTTCAGGGGATCATTGATCAAGGGAAAATATTAGTTACAGCAATTGAAGAGGTCAAGGAACCGGAGGAGAAAGTAAAACTTAAGGCTGCTGCGGCAAACGTTGCGGATCAGCTGCGGGCGCTATTTTAA